In Clostridium butyricum, the genomic stretch TCCCATCACAGACATGTTGAAGATCAATTATTACTCCACCTTCTGAATTAAGCATCTTAAATGAAGTTGTAACACTTATCCATGATGCTGCTACTGCTCCAATTACAACTGTTCCAAGCATTATTACAGATTCACGTATTGCATTTGCCTTTTCACCGACTATAATTTCAACAGCTTTTCCACCTAATTCATAACCTTTATAATACAGAAATTTCATACCTAAAGTAATTAATATATTCCAAACTACTATATAAAATATTGCGCCAAGAGGAGAACCATTGGTAGAAAGTCCAAGTGCTATTCCAAGAAGAATTGGAATTAATGTACCAACAACTAATGAATCACCAATACCTGCTACAGGTCCCATAAGCCCTGCTCGTATACCATTTATCATTTCCCCATCAATATCTTCTCCATTTGCCTTTGCTTCTTCAAGACCAGCAGTAACTCCAACAACTACAGTCCCAAGCTGTGGTTCAGTATTGAAAAAAGCCTTATATGTTTCAAGTGCTTCTTTTTGCTCTTCCTTTGTTTCATAAAGATCTTCAATTATTGGAAGCATTGAGCAGAGATATCCAAAAGTCTGCATATGTTCCTGAGAAAAACAAGTTAAATGCCCATAATACCAGTTAATAAAAGATTTTTTTAAAGCTTTCTTAGATATCTTTTTCTTTTCTGCCATTTTATATCTCCTCCTCGTCATCTTCATCAATCACATTTCTTCCACCGGGTCCTGAAACCTGAGGTTTTGTTACTTGAAGCATTTTTATTCTATAATTAATTACTGCAAAGAATCCTCCAATAATTGCAGCTCCTATTAAATTTACGCCCATACATGCTGCTAAAATAAATCCGAACAAGAATGTTAACATATCAGTTGCTTTGTTTACAACTTGTTTTAATAATATTGCTATACCTACTGCTGGAAGAAGACTTCCTACTGTAAACAATGTTTTCATAGCCATACCATCCATTGGAAGTGCTGTTTTTATTATATCTACCATATTTGATCCCATTTTTGTGATTATTAAAGTTGGTAAAAAACTACATATAAAGTGAGAAATCCAAGGAAGCCCCATATCTACCATATAAAGCTTTTTGAAGTCACCTCTGTCAACTGCTTTCCATCCAATATGCTGCCAAACAAGATTAATAGTAGCTGTTCCATAAAATAATACTGTTCCAAGTGTTCCTACTGCTGCTCCAAGTGCTGCTGCCATCTGAGCTGCTTCACTTGATGAAGGATCAAGACCTAATCCTTTAATTGCTGCAATAGATAACGGAATTCCAATATAACTTATTGCACGTACATCGGCTGAAACTGTTCCGCCTGGTGTTACAAGTGCAATATAAATAACTTGAATCGCTGCACCTACAATAATACCTGTTTGAATATCTCCAACTATAATTCCAACTACAAGTCCTGCAACCAACGGTCTTCCTAATGTGTAGTTACCTATTACTGTGCCTCCCATACCAGGCATACTTGCAAGACATGCAAATATTGCGAATAATAATGCCTGTAACCAAGTAATTGTCATTTATACCACCATCCTTATATTATTTAAATCCAAACTGACTTCTAAATTTCTTCCAGTTACCAATTGCTTCTTCTTTTAATAAAGCAAATTCAATATTGTATCCCGCCTGCATTAGCTTTTCTAAGCTTTCAGCTTCTTCTTGAGTTATTGATTGGTTATTTCCAAGCTTTACAGAACCAGGTCTATCATTGCAAGGTCCAATAATAATTTCTTTTAATCCTGGATCAAAATCATCATCCACTAAAATCTGAGCCATTGAAATAGGATCTTTTGTTATTAAAAAATATCTACTTTTACTTTCCATAACTTTCTGACATTTTTCCTTAAACTGTTCCTGTGTCCATACAAAAGTCTTTTTTCCACTTGCACTTTTATATGCTGCTTTTAAAACTGGTGTTGTTGCAGCTTTATCATTTACTGCAATAAGTCCATCACATGGATATTCTAAAGCCCACCTTGTACATGTTTGACCATGAATCATCCTATCATCTACCCTTATAAATGAAATTGACATATAAAATTCCCCCTTAAAATATACATTTATATATTATTTTTAAAATTGTTAACACTTTGATTAATTATCTTTTTTTACATTACTTTTATACTTTAATACTTTTTCCTATACTTCATATTGAAATTTAAATTATACTAAGATATTTTTCTTTAAATATCTTCATCATCAGAAACACTTGTATCTAATTGAAGTTCCTGAATTGATTCTTTTGATTCCATCAGCATCATCTGCTTTAACTCATTTTTATTAAGCGTATCTTTCATTAACACTGCATTTAATGCCAATGTTACATTAACACCTCCAAAAGCTGTTGTGTTATTTAAAAAACCTTTTCTACTTAATACATTAAGCGCTGTGGTAAGAGGTGAACCACCTATTATATCTCCAAGAAGTATAATTTCATCATTCTTTTTAATATTACTTACTAACTCTTCTAATTTTTCACTAAATGTACTTACACTCATTCCATCTATTAGGCTAGTACTTAAAATATCATTTCTATTTTTCCCTGCCATCATATCAAGTACACTATGAATTCCTTTTGCCAATATACCATGACTTACAATTAAAACGTATTTCATCAATATCCTCCTTGTATAATCTAGTTGTAACATTTGATAGAAAACTATTTGTAATTCTAACGAACATTACATGTCTAGTAATTCTTAATATTCTTATCTATTACTCTGCCTACGCCCCGATAGGGAATATACATTTCATACTTAAAATAGTTTTTTATTTAAATTCCAAAAGGAATCTAACCAAATTTAATATAGTTTAGTATAATACTCCTGAATAGAAGATAGATGTACCCTCCTTGGGAGGTTTATTTAGAACCTATACCCGTAAATTAGCGTATCATTCCATCAGGTAGAATTCTATGTTTAGCTGGTTGGGTTTCCCTTTGGGAATTACCCGTGTCACAAACAAGGTTATAAGCTATCTGATAGATTGGAAGTTCTATTCTATCTCAAATTTAATTAAAAGGAGATATATACTATGTCTAAATTTTTTAATAGTCCTGTAGTTGGAATCGATGTTTCAGCTGATTTTTCATATGCTGCAATACTCGCACCGAATGGTGACGTTTATAAGAAATCTTTTAAAATAAAGCATGATGCCAAAGGCTTTGACCACTTAGTTAATGAAATAAAAAAAGTGGAAAAAGAGTTTAACATGAAAACTGGCATTTTCATGGAGTCCACTGGCGTGTACCACTTATCTCTTTTCCACTATCTTAAAAATAATTTTGATAACACATTTGTTATCAATCCACTCGTTACTAAGTGTAACAAAAATGTGGCCATAAGAAAAGTGAAAAATGATAAAAAAGACGCCTTATCTATTGCAAACATAGGAAAATTCCAAAATATTAAGTTATCTCAGCCAAATGATCTCGATAATTTTCTTTTGAAAAATCTTATACGAGAATACTATAAACTTAGAGATTCAT encodes the following:
- a CDS encoding PTS system mannose/fructose/sorbose family transporter subunit IID, with product MAEKKKISKKALKKSFINWYYGHLTCFSQEHMQTFGYLCSMLPIIEDLYETKEEQKEALETYKAFFNTEPQLGTVVVGVTAGLEEAKANGEDIDGEMINGIRAGLMGPVAGIGDSLVVGTLIPILLGIALGLSTNGSPLGAIFYIVVWNILITLGMKFLYYKGYELGGKAVEIIVGEKANAIRESVIMLGTVVIGAVAASWISVTTSFKMLNSEGGVIIDLQHVCDGIFPKLLSLLTVIFCWFLMSKKKMSPTKVMLILVIIAFVGVFLGIFDPGLKY
- a CDS encoding PTS mannose/fructose/sorbose/N-acetylgalactosamine transporter subunit IIC, with amino-acid sequence MTITWLQALLFAIFACLASMPGMGGTVIGNYTLGRPLVAGLVVGIIVGDIQTGIIVGAAIQVIYIALVTPGGTVSADVRAISYIGIPLSIAAIKGLGLDPSSSEAAQMAAALGAAVGTLGTVLFYGTATINLVWQHIGWKAVDRGDFKKLYMVDMGLPWISHFICSFLPTLIITKMGSNMVDIIKTALPMDGMAMKTLFTVGSLLPAVGIAILLKQVVNKATDMLTFLFGFILAACMGVNLIGAAIIGGFFAVINYRIKMLQVTKPQVSGPGGRNVIDEDDEEEI
- a CDS encoding PTS system mannose/fructose/N-acetylgalactosamine-transporter subunit IIB, which gives rise to MSISFIRVDDRMIHGQTCTRWALEYPCDGLIAVNDKAATTPVLKAAYKSASGKKTFVWTQEQFKEKCQKVMESKSRYFLITKDPISMAQILVDDDFDPGLKEIIIGPCNDRPGSVKLGNNQSITQEEAESLEKLMQAGYNIEFALLKEEAIGNWKKFRSQFGFK